A region from the Polycladomyces zharkentensis genome encodes:
- a CDS encoding metallophosphoesterase family protein, with the protein MRVLIVSDSHGKANLLKQIVQKVKADHVIHCGDFCTSADQLPDVSMTVVQGNCDWEDAPKESVWETGGIRFYVTHGHRYQVKTSLLPIRYRAEEVDAHIACFGHSHFPVCEQANGRLFINPGSIAYPRGFRVPSYAVLETDCTGTVHVTYYTTNGKIIGERGGSYVLF; encoded by the coding sequence ATACGTGTACTCATTGTGAGCGATTCCCATGGAAAAGCGAATTTGCTGAAACAGATCGTGCAAAAGGTGAAGGCGGATCATGTGATTCACTGCGGCGACTTTTGCACTTCCGCCGATCAGTTGCCGGATGTGTCCATGACGGTGGTACAGGGAAACTGCGATTGGGAAGATGCCCCCAAGGAATCGGTGTGGGAAACCGGGGGGATTCGCTTTTATGTTACCCACGGCCATCGGTATCAGGTAAAAACATCCCTGTTGCCCATTCGTTATCGAGCGGAGGAAGTAGATGCCCACATCGCCTGTTTCGGGCACTCTCACTTTCCCGTATGTGAGCAGGCAAACGGCCGGTTGTTCATCAATCCGGGGAGTATCGCCTATCCGAGGGGATTTCGCGTTCCTTCCTATGCCGTCCTGGAGACAGACTGTACGGGAACGGTCCATGTCACGTATTATACGACCAATGGAAAGATCATCGGGGAGCGCGGC
- a CDS encoding XTP/dITP diphosphatase encodes MKAQRNSSWRWPDVVLATRNRHKTNEFDAVLRRELGLPVVDLTQATGVPDIVEDGDTFEANAIKKAETAMRALDRPVIADDSGLVVPALNGAPGVYSARYAGPDATDEDNNRKLLAELSCKPDKSRDAMFVCVIALAVPGEETRVVRGECHGRIADQPRGAYGFGYDPLFFVPEEGKTMAELPPERKNEISHRARAIQKLLELFRSQFAL; translated from the coding sequence TTGAAAGCGCAACGGAATAGTTCGTGGCGGTGGCCGGATGTGGTGCTGGCCACCCGCAACAGACACAAGACGAATGAATTTGACGCCGTTTTGCGGCGGGAGCTGGGGCTGCCGGTGGTGGATCTCACACAGGCGACGGGCGTTCCCGACATCGTGGAAGACGGCGACACATTTGAGGCCAATGCGATCAAAAAGGCGGAAACGGCGATGCGTGCATTGGATCGCCCCGTGATTGCCGATGATTCCGGATTGGTGGTACCGGCGCTCAATGGCGCTCCCGGCGTCTATTCAGCCCGTTATGCCGGTCCCGATGCAACCGACGAGGATAACAACCGCAAGCTGTTGGCGGAACTGAGCTGTAAGCCCGATAAGAGCCGCGATGCGATGTTTGTCTGCGTGATCGCGTTGGCCGTGCCTGGTGAAGAGACACGGGTGGTTCGCGGGGAGTGTCACGGCCGCATTGCGGACCAGCCGCGTGGCGCGTACGGATTTGGATATGATCCGCTGTTTTTCGTGCCGGAAGAAGGAAAAACCATGGCGGAACTGCCTCCCGAACGAAAAAACGAGATCAGTCACCGGGCACGGGCGATCCAGAAGTTGTTGGAGCTGTTTCGCTCGCAGTTCGCGTTGTGA
- the rph gene encoding ribonuclease PH produces MRVDGRAFNEMRKVEMVLDYIKTAEGSVYISVGDTRVICTATVEDKVPPFMRGTGKGWVTAEYAMLPRATQTRTIRESSKGKVGGRTMEIQRLIGRALRSVVDLEQLGERTLWMDCDVIQADGGTRTASITGAFVAMVDALYKMVKAGTLSRLPVKDFLAATSVGIVGTQPCLDLCYEEDSSAHVDMNVVMTGSGKYVEVQGTGEEAPFTPEELHSLLDLAKLGTQQLIAYQREVLGEAAALIGGNAVESATE; encoded by the coding sequence TTGCGAGTAGACGGACGAGCGTTTAATGAGATGCGGAAAGTGGAGATGGTGCTGGATTACATAAAAACGGCCGAGGGCTCCGTCTACATCAGTGTCGGTGACACGCGCGTCATCTGTACTGCAACGGTGGAAGACAAGGTGCCCCCCTTTATGCGCGGAACGGGGAAAGGTTGGGTGACGGCGGAATATGCCATGCTGCCGAGAGCCACGCAGACGCGCACCATTCGTGAATCCAGCAAAGGAAAAGTGGGCGGGCGTACGATGGAAATCCAACGCTTGATCGGTCGTGCGCTTCGCTCAGTGGTGGATTTGGAACAATTGGGTGAACGGACGCTCTGGATGGACTGCGATGTGATCCAGGCGGACGGCGGAACACGTACCGCCTCCATCACGGGTGCCTTTGTGGCCATGGTGGATGCATTGTACAAAATGGTGAAGGCGGGAACGCTTTCCCGTTTGCCGGTGAAGGACTTTCTGGCCGCCACCAGTGTGGGGATCGTAGGTACCCAGCCTTGTTTGGACTTGTGTTACGAAGAGGATTCATCGGCACATGTGGACATGAATGTGGTGATGACCGGTTCGGGCAAATATGTCGAGGTGCAGGGGACAGGCGAGGAAGCACCGTTCACCCCGGAAGAGTTGCACAGCTTGTTGGATTTGGCCAAGCTGGGGACGCAACAGTTGATTGCCTATCAGCGTGAAGTGCTGGGAGAAGCCGCTGCGCTGATCGGAGGGAACGCTGTTGAAAGCGCAACGGAATAG
- a CDS encoding GerMN domain-containing protein, with protein MRSRTAYVGMVLLLISLLLSGCLYGPNEKTSRVIDPPPADLQPKDQGTAAGTAKAVSAKKQGGVELYLLTDSGYVVPYTLSIPREKGIAKEALRYLVKGGQEERMLPKGFSGVLPKGTEVKGVNIQDGTATVDFSKEFLSYDPKMENQILSAVTWTLTGFDSVKRVNIWVNGHPLETMPKGKTPTQGLTREQGINVEMAEGVNISQSMPVTLYFLGQTPDNMVYYVPVTRMINRTDNVAQATLAELVKGPQNGSRLSSALSETTQVHSATVKGDTVMADFSKELLQYSDQKSASKDAIQTIVLSLTENTGVKKVKITVDGKADGTIETGQSLAKPVMRPEIVNPGKF; from the coding sequence ATGCGAAGTAGAACCGCGTATGTTGGCATGGTGTTGCTCCTTATCTCATTATTGCTGTCCGGCTGCTTGTACGGACCGAATGAGAAAACCTCCCGTGTCATCGATCCGCCGCCGGCAGATCTGCAACCGAAGGATCAGGGTACGGCGGCGGGTACGGCCAAAGCGGTTTCGGCCAAAAAACAGGGCGGAGTGGAGTTGTATCTTTTGACGGATTCGGGATATGTGGTCCCCTACACATTGTCCATTCCCAGGGAAAAAGGCATTGCCAAGGAGGCACTTCGCTACCTGGTGAAGGGCGGTCAGGAGGAAAGGATGTTGCCCAAAGGATTCAGCGGGGTTCTGCCAAAGGGAACCGAAGTGAAGGGGGTCAACATCCAGGATGGGACGGCCACGGTCGACTTTTCCAAGGAGTTTCTGTCATATGATCCCAAGATGGAAAATCAGATTCTGAGCGCGGTGACCTGGACCTTGACGGGGTTTGATTCCGTCAAGCGGGTGAACATCTGGGTGAACGGACACCCGCTGGAAACGATGCCCAAAGGCAAAACCCCCACACAGGGGCTGACACGGGAACAGGGAATCAACGTGGAAATGGCCGAAGGTGTCAACATCAGCCAAAGCATGCCGGTTACGCTATACTTCCTCGGCCAGACGCCGGACAACATGGTGTATTATGTGCCGGTGACGCGGATGATCAACAGGACGGACAATGTGGCTCAAGCAACATTGGCGGAATTGGTGAAGGGGCCGCAAAACGGGTCCCGTCTCAGCAGCGCACTGTCCGAAACGACGCAAGTCCATTCCGCCACCGTGAAAGGGGATACGGTGATGGCCGATTTCAGCAAGGAATTGCTGCAGTACAGCGATCAAAAATCGGCATCCAAAGACGCCATTCAGACCATTGTCCTCTCGTTGACGGAAAACACCGGCGTGAAAAAGGTAAAAATCACCGTCGACGGGAAGGCTGACGGCACGATCGAAACCGGCCAGTCCCTGGCGAAACCGGTGATGCGTCCCGAGATCGTCAACCCCGGTAAATTCTGA
- the racE gene encoding glutamate racemase codes for MDQLTSSNRAIGILDSGVGGLTVVKEVFRQLPRETVVYFGDTRRCPYGPRSTEEVRQFTLEIVRFLMRFPLKALVIACNTATAAALELIREQVDIPVLGVIEPGARAAIKASKNGRIGVIGTQGTIQSAAYEKTLRRIHPNLFVVSHACPALVPLVESGVGPTEQAYRIVETSLAPMKGQDVDSLILGCTHYPLIADLIGKVMGEQVILISSAEETARELSVVLNHKRLLAEREQPAGQVSHQFFTSGEPEGFRRIAERWLGMSITVEQAELEPVATTGVSGV; via the coding sequence ATGGACCAATTGACATCCAGCAATCGCGCTATCGGCATTTTGGATTCCGGCGTTGGCGGATTGACTGTGGTCAAGGAAGTCTTCCGCCAATTGCCACGGGAAACGGTCGTGTATTTTGGAGACACGCGTCGGTGTCCGTATGGACCGCGCTCGACGGAAGAAGTGCGGCAATTCACGTTGGAAATTGTGCGCTTTTTGATGCGCTTCCCGTTGAAAGCTCTGGTCATTGCCTGCAACACGGCGACGGCAGCCGCGTTGGAGTTGATCAGGGAGCAAGTGGATATCCCCGTGCTCGGCGTCATCGAACCGGGAGCCCGTGCGGCCATCAAGGCTTCGAAAAACGGTCGGATCGGTGTGATCGGCACGCAGGGAACGATACAAAGTGCCGCATATGAGAAAACGCTCAGACGGATTCATCCCAATTTGTTTGTCGTCAGTCATGCATGTCCTGCCTTGGTGCCGCTGGTGGAAAGCGGTGTGGGTCCGACGGAGCAGGCGTATCGGATTGTGGAAACGTCGCTGGCGCCCATGAAAGGGCAGGATGTGGACTCATTGATATTGGGTTGTACGCATTATCCGTTGATTGCTGATTTGATCGGAAAAGTGATGGGCGAACAGGTGATCCTGATCAGTTCGGCGGAAGAGACCGCCCGCGAATTGAGCGTGGTCCTCAATCACAAACGACTGCTGGCGGAAAGGGAACAACCCGCAGGTCAGGTTTCACATCAGTTTTTCACCAGCGGGGAGCCGGAAGGGTTCCGCCGGATCGCCGAACGCTGGTTGGGCATGTCCATTACAGTGGAACAAGCCGAGCTGGAACCGGTTGCCACAACCGGTGTGTCCGGGGTTTGA
- a CDS encoding MarR family winged helix-turn-helix transcriptional regulator: MRTHSHSPELVNKIERLLRGISTIVKQKGREILTRFPITPPQFTALIYLMEEGDLTIGELSQKMCLACSTMTDLVDRMEKSGFVTRVRDERDRRVVRIHMTERGETVIRDVMQARQEYLAEILGHFAPEEVKAIGQHLEMLYERMKD, encoded by the coding sequence ATGCGGACGCATTCACATTCACCGGAGTTGGTCAATAAGATCGAGCGTTTGTTACGGGGAATCAGTACCATCGTCAAACAAAAGGGACGCGAAATATTGACGCGTTTTCCCATCACCCCTCCCCAATTCACCGCATTGATCTATTTGATGGAGGAGGGGGATTTGACAATCGGTGAGTTGAGCCAGAAAATGTGTTTGGCTTGCAGTACCATGACGGACCTGGTTGACAGAATGGAGAAAAGCGGATTTGTGACCCGTGTCAGAGACGAGCGGGACCGTCGGGTCGTCCGCATTCACATGACGGAGCGGGGAGAAACCGTCATCCGCGACGTGATGCAGGCACGCCAGGAGTATTTGGCCGAAATATTGGGGCATTTTGCTCCTGAGGAGGTCAAAGCCATCGGCCAGCATCTGGAGATGTTGTACGAGCGGATGAAAGATTAG
- a CDS encoding matrixin family metalloprotease, with protein sequence MNHLRRKSAGIMVLIAFGLLHIPSAWAFTPWYVNGSSGPIWHQPNHYVYYRWGGNISSGTTYYEGFRQALADWNNAQGQRKFVRGGSTAPGALDTYNVADGTYGTTNLSGNTSTGSINAWAAKINRWYAKTHTSSGARNTAGHELGHALGLHHTNNYAIMNVKETGIMIPQSDDIKGINYIY encoded by the coding sequence ATGAATCACCTCAGACGGAAAAGCGCGGGAATCATGGTTTTGATCGCCTTCGGTCTCCTTCATATACCATCAGCTTGGGCGTTTACACCTTGGTATGTCAACGGAAGTTCGGGGCCGATCTGGCATCAGCCCAACCATTATGTTTATTACCGTTGGGGTGGAAACATCAGCAGTGGGACAACCTATTACGAAGGATTTCGACAGGCGTTGGCCGATTGGAACAATGCCCAGGGGCAACGGAAGTTTGTCCGGGGAGGGTCAACTGCACCGGGGGCGTTGGACACTTACAACGTAGCCGACGGCACGTACGGCACCACCAACCTTTCCGGTAACACCTCCACCGGTTCGATCAACGCCTGGGCCGCCAAAATCAATCGGTGGTATGCCAAGACCCATACGTCCAGCGGAGCCAGAAACACGGCCGGACATGAACTGGGACATGCCCTCGGACTCCATCACACGAACAATTACGCCATCATGAATGTCAAAGAAACCGGGATCATGATCCCGCAGTCGGATGACATCAAGGGCATCAACTACATTTACTGA
- a CDS encoding RrF2 family transcriptional regulator, translating into MQFSVGVEYALHCLLHLIDQPSNQSIGIKQLAQYQGVSETYLGKVFTRLKKAGIVTSTPGVKGGYQLARNPEKITFLDVVEALEGKTPLFQCKEIRQNCVIYKDQPAPDWMVQDPCLIQCVMHEAEQKMKSYLATKTLAWLHEELNRKIPDQIQTKKREWFKQALS; encoded by the coding sequence TTGCAATTCAGCGTTGGTGTCGAATATGCTTTACATTGCCTTCTGCATTTAATAGATCAACCTTCCAATCAATCCATAGGAATCAAACAGTTGGCTCAATACCAAGGAGTTTCTGAAACATATCTGGGGAAAGTATTCACACGCTTAAAAAAAGCTGGAATTGTTACATCGACACCCGGAGTGAAAGGCGGCTATCAACTGGCCAGGAATCCCGAAAAAATCACATTTTTAGATGTAGTAGAGGCTTTGGAAGGAAAAACTCCTCTTTTCCAATGCAAAGAAATCCGACAAAATTGTGTGATTTACAAGGATCAGCCAGCCCCGGATTGGATGGTTCAAGACCCTTGTTTGATTCAATGTGTCATGCATGAGGCCGAACAGAAGATGAAATCGTATTTGGCGACCAAAACCTTGGCATGGTTACATGAAGAGTTGAACCGGAAAATTCCGGATCAAATCCAAACGAAGAAAAGAGAGTGGTTTAAACAGGCGTTATCCTGA
- a CDS encoding MFS transporter yields the protein MNPAMQNRFRLLVGWITLFIIGTDLFVVSPLLPLIAKNYHVTSAEAGWMVTAFSVAYVVGAPWLGSLSDKIGRRRLIVLGLFIFASANLLTAYSMHFYLLVASRLLVGLAAAAITPSIYAVTGDVAPDDRRGSWLAIVGSGLLMALWAGAPIGSLAGEVYGWTWVFIGLAVLSLLMMFLNQKVWPNVIVSGASLQASEHAKFFELIKAISPTIFWGTAVYGFYTYLGSGLRVENHFTGQMVALALTCYGIGAVIGSLNGGKLADRFGAKKVGTFSLVLLGALLIVIGVALHTQWLLLLCLALFAFLGYGFFPAHQMRLVQEHPHQRGAFMAWNNSGLYIGITLGSSIGSGIMSSLGFEWLPFVCCVSAFIGSLISYRTGSNKMETAAHSSTEERPISR from the coding sequence ATGAATCCTGCAATGCAAAATCGCTTTCGTTTGCTGGTTGGTTGGATTACCCTGTTTATTATCGGGACAGATCTCTTTGTGGTGTCCCCGTTGTTGCCGCTGATCGCGAAAAACTACCATGTGACGTCGGCCGAAGCAGGATGGATGGTCACTGCTTTTTCTGTGGCTTATGTGGTTGGAGCTCCTTGGCTGGGTTCGCTTTCCGATAAAATCGGTCGGAGAAGACTCATCGTACTGGGTCTGTTTATATTTGCCTCGGCTAATTTACTGACCGCTTATTCAATGCATTTTTACTTATTGGTTGCCAGCCGGTTGTTGGTTGGATTGGCTGCAGCAGCCATCACACCTTCGATTTATGCTGTGACTGGAGATGTGGCACCGGATGACCGGCGCGGTTCTTGGTTGGCTATTGTCGGATCGGGGCTGCTGATGGCGTTGTGGGCCGGTGCACCGATCGGTTCACTGGCCGGGGAAGTGTATGGATGGACATGGGTCTTTATCGGATTGGCTGTGTTGAGCTTGTTGATGATGTTTTTGAATCAAAAGGTTTGGCCGAACGTAATAGTTTCAGGAGCTTCTCTCCAAGCTTCGGAACATGCAAAGTTTTTCGAACTGATCAAAGCCATCAGCCCCACGATTTTTTGGGGGACAGCGGTGTATGGCTTTTACACCTATTTAGGATCGGGCTTGCGAGTGGAGAATCATTTTACAGGACAAATGGTGGCCTTGGCGTTAACCTGCTACGGAATTGGCGCAGTGATTGGAAGCCTGAATGGGGGAAAGCTTGCAGATCGGTTTGGAGCCAAAAAGGTGGGAACATTCAGTCTGGTGTTACTGGGTGCATTGCTCATTGTGATCGGTGTGGCCTTGCATACTCAATGGTTATTGCTGTTGTGTTTAGCCTTGTTTGCATTTTTGGGATACGGCTTTTTTCCTGCACACCAGATGCGTTTGGTTCAAGAGCATCCACATCAGCGGGGAGCGTTTATGGCCTGGAACAACAGTGGGTTGTACATCGGCATCACGTTGGGATCTTCCATCGGAAGTGGAATCATGTCCTCCCTTGGTTTTGAATGGCTGCCTTTTGTATGCTGTGTTTCAGCTTTTATCGGATCACTGATCAGCTACCGAACAGGGTCAAACAAAATGGAAACAGCCGCCCACAGTTCGACTGAAGAGAGACCCATCTCCCGCTGA
- a CDS encoding MOSC domain-containing protein — MHPIGEIKEIMRYPVKSFQGESVQRAKVMKYGLYGDRSHAFLDETRPDKFLTISQCPEMVRYQARFLGEESLNDYPPVEITTPDGKVYFWGDTELQHHIERMAGRKVSPVEFPPTHVPFGAIEEEHVQIVTDASLEKLQELWGKEIDVRRFRPNFLFTLYQKVPFVEDNWLGKMLKIGELELMVKRHCERCMIITVDPKDANRDTTLLKTVVKERNNCFGVYATVIKPGEIEVGQQVLLIE; from the coding sequence ATGCACCCAATTGGAGAAATAAAGGAGATTATGAGATACCCGGTTAAATCTTTTCAGGGAGAAAGCGTACAAAGGGCAAAAGTAATGAAATATGGTCTCTATGGCGACCGCAGCCATGCTTTCTTGGATGAAACAAGACCCGACAAATTCTTGACGATTTCGCAATGTCCTGAAATGGTGAGGTATCAAGCGAGGTTCTTGGGAGAGGAATCCTTGAATGACTATCCACCCGTAGAAATTACTACTCCCGACGGGAAAGTCTATTTTTGGGGGGACACCGAACTACAGCATCACATCGAACGGATGGCCGGCAGAAAAGTTTCACCAGTGGAGTTTCCCCCTACACACGTGCCTTTCGGAGCAATTGAGGAGGAGCATGTGCAGATTGTTACGGACGCTTCGCTTGAGAAATTGCAGGAGTTGTGGGGGAAAGAGATTGATGTCAGACGGTTTCGCCCCAATTTCTTGTTTACCCTTTACCAAAAAGTCCCTTTCGTTGAAGATAACTGGTTGGGGAAAATGTTGAAAATCGGGGAACTTGAACTGATGGTCAAAAGGCATTGTGAGCGTTGCATGATCATAACGGTTGATCCGAAAGACGCGAATCGCGACACAACCTTGCTTAAGACGGTAGTCAAAGAACGGAACAATTGCTTTGGAGTTTATGCCACCGTGATCAAGCCGGGAGAGATTGAAGTGGGACAACAGGTGTTGCTGATTGAATGA